Proteins found in one Choloepus didactylus isolate mChoDid1 chromosome 3, mChoDid1.pri, whole genome shotgun sequence genomic segment:
- the CXCL9 gene encoding C-X-C motif chemokine 9, with translation MKKSGVSLLLGIIFLFLTGVQGTLIMKNGRCSCIDASQETIHQQSLKDLKQFAPSPSCEKTEIIATMKNGDQTCLNPDSTYVKKLMKDWEKQLSQKKKQKKGKKHQKIKKVLKVKKSQHPRQKKST, from the exons ATGAAGAAAAGTGGTGTTTCTCTCCTCTTGGGTATCATCTTTCTGTTTCTGACTGGAGTTCAAG GAACTCTAATAATGAAGAATGGACGCTGTTCCTGCATCGACGCTAGCCAAGAGACAATCCATCAGCAATCTTTGAAAGATCTTAAACAATTTGCTCCAAGCCCTTCCTGTGAGAAAACTGAAATCAT TGCTACAATGAAGAATGGGGATCAAACATGTCTAAACCCAGATTCAACATATGTGAAGAAATTGATGAAAGATTGGGAGAAACAG CTCagccaaaagaaaaagcaaaagaaagggaaaaaacatcaaaaaatcaaGAAAGTTCTAAAAGTCAAAAAATCTCAACATCCTCGTCAAAAGAAGTCTACCTAA